A portion of the Nomia melanderi isolate GNS246 chromosome 2, iyNomMela1, whole genome shotgun sequence genome contains these proteins:
- the Snx6 gene encoding sorting nexin 6 isoform X1 → MFQDGICDTADILSNVPPKKTIHADNVDLSDKSLQVDISDALSEKDKVKFTVHTKTTLPDFRKPDNLVVRQHEEFVWLHDRFEENEEYAGYIIPPCPPRPDFDASREKLQKLGEGEGNMTREEFNKMKQELEAEYLATFKKTVAMHEMFLTRLANHPVFRNDHNLRVFLEYDQDLCVRGKNKMEMFGGLVKSFSTTTDEYYLSATVKDVNDFFDQEMSFLQIYHQNLKEATSRADRQTAKHKDVADSYIKISTNLLQLATIDNGKLERFLTKIAETFEKLRKVEGRVASDEDLKLSDTLWYYMRDTAAAKRLLFRRLKALHAYESANRALEKARAKNKDVHAAVEVAEAEKAQTEACEKFEQMSEKGKEELTDFKTRRVAAFRKNLIELTELEIKHAKAHAELLKKCLSVLREQ, encoded by the exons ATGTTTCAGGACGGCATATGCGATACTGCCGATATTTTAAGTAACGTTCCTCCTAAAAAG acAATTCATGCAGATAATGTAGACCTTTCCGATAAGTCACTGCAAGTGGACATTTCAGATGCTCTTAGTGAAAAGGATAAAGTGAAATTCACTGTACATACAAAGACTACTTTGCCTGATTTTCGAAAGCCAGATAATTTAGTTGTGAGACAACACGAAGAATTTGTATGGTTACATGATCGATTTGAAGAGAACGAGGAATATGCTGgctatatt atcCCTCCTTGTCCACCACGACCAGATTTTGATGCATCTCGGGAAAAGTTACAAAAACTTGGAGAAGGTGAGGGTAATATGACTCGTGAAGAATTTAACAAAATGAAGCAAGAATTGGAAGC CGAGTACTTAGCTACATTTAAGAAAACTGTTGCCATGCACGAAATGTTTTTAACTAGACTAGCAAACCATCCAGTTTTTCGAAACGATCATAATTTAAGAGTGTTTTTAGAATACGATCAAGATCTTTGTGTAAGAG gtaaaaacaaaatggaaatgTTTGGGGGTTTAGTGAAATCTTTCTCAACCACTAcggatgaatattatttatctgcaACAGTAAAAGATGTAAATGATTTTTTTGATCAGGAAATGTCGTTTTTGCAAATATATCATCAGAATTTGAAAGAAGCAACATCTCGTGCAGATCGCCAAACAGCTAAACATAAAGATGTGGCGGATTCCTATATAAAGATTTCTACAAATCTTTTACAATTAGCTACAATTGACAATGGTAAACTGGAGAGATTCTTAACGAAAATTGCAGAAACATTTGAAAAGCTAAGG AAAGTTGAGGGCAGAGTAGCATCTGATGAGGACTTAAAATTATCAGACACTCTTTGGTACTACATGAGGGATACTGCTGCAGCCAAACGGTTGCTTTTTAGAAGATTGAAAGCTTTACATGCGTATGAATCTGCGAATCGCGCTCTTGAGAAAGCTCGTGCCAAAAACAAAGACGTTCATGCT GCAGTGGAGGTTGCTGAG GCAGAAAAGGCTCAAACAGAAGCGTGCGAAAAATTTGAGCAAATGtcagagaaaggaaaagaag AATTAACGGATTTCAAAACGAGGAGAGTAGCTGCTTTTAgaaagaatttaattgaattaacagaattagaaataaaacaTGCGAAA GCACACGCGGAATTGCTCAAAAAGTGTTTATCAGTTTTACGGGAACAGTGA
- the Snx6 gene encoding sorting nexin 6 isoform X2: MMDGICDTADILSNVPPKKTIHADNVDLSDKSLQVDISDALSEKDKVKFTVHTKTTLPDFRKPDNLVVRQHEEFVWLHDRFEENEEYAGYIIPPCPPRPDFDASREKLQKLGEGEGNMTREEFNKMKQELEAEYLATFKKTVAMHEMFLTRLANHPVFRNDHNLRVFLEYDQDLCVRGKNKMEMFGGLVKSFSTTTDEYYLSATVKDVNDFFDQEMSFLQIYHQNLKEATSRADRQTAKHKDVADSYIKISTNLLQLATIDNGKLERFLTKIAETFEKLRKVEGRVASDEDLKLSDTLWYYMRDTAAAKRLLFRRLKALHAYESANRALEKARAKNKDVHAAVEVAEAEKAQTEACEKFEQMSEKGKEELTDFKTRRVAAFRKNLIELTELEIKHAKAHAELLKKCLSVLREQ, from the exons ATGATG GACGGCATATGCGATACTGCCGATATTTTAAGTAACGTTCCTCCTAAAAAG acAATTCATGCAGATAATGTAGACCTTTCCGATAAGTCACTGCAAGTGGACATTTCAGATGCTCTTAGTGAAAAGGATAAAGTGAAATTCACTGTACATACAAAGACTACTTTGCCTGATTTTCGAAAGCCAGATAATTTAGTTGTGAGACAACACGAAGAATTTGTATGGTTACATGATCGATTTGAAGAGAACGAGGAATATGCTGgctatatt atcCCTCCTTGTCCACCACGACCAGATTTTGATGCATCTCGGGAAAAGTTACAAAAACTTGGAGAAGGTGAGGGTAATATGACTCGTGAAGAATTTAACAAAATGAAGCAAGAATTGGAAGC CGAGTACTTAGCTACATTTAAGAAAACTGTTGCCATGCACGAAATGTTTTTAACTAGACTAGCAAACCATCCAGTTTTTCGAAACGATCATAATTTAAGAGTGTTTTTAGAATACGATCAAGATCTTTGTGTAAGAG gtaaaaacaaaatggaaatgTTTGGGGGTTTAGTGAAATCTTTCTCAACCACTAcggatgaatattatttatctgcaACAGTAAAAGATGTAAATGATTTTTTTGATCAGGAAATGTCGTTTTTGCAAATATATCATCAGAATTTGAAAGAAGCAACATCTCGTGCAGATCGCCAAACAGCTAAACATAAAGATGTGGCGGATTCCTATATAAAGATTTCTACAAATCTTTTACAATTAGCTACAATTGACAATGGTAAACTGGAGAGATTCTTAACGAAAATTGCAGAAACATTTGAAAAGCTAAGG AAAGTTGAGGGCAGAGTAGCATCTGATGAGGACTTAAAATTATCAGACACTCTTTGGTACTACATGAGGGATACTGCTGCAGCCAAACGGTTGCTTTTTAGAAGATTGAAAGCTTTACATGCGTATGAATCTGCGAATCGCGCTCTTGAGAAAGCTCGTGCCAAAAACAAAGACGTTCATGCT GCAGTGGAGGTTGCTGAG GCAGAAAAGGCTCAAACAGAAGCGTGCGAAAAATTTGAGCAAATGtcagagaaaggaaaagaag AATTAACGGATTTCAAAACGAGGAGAGTAGCTGCTTTTAgaaagaatttaattgaattaacagaattagaaataaaacaTGCGAAA GCACACGCGGAATTGCTCAAAAAGTGTTTATCAGTTTTACGGGAACAGTGA
- the Snx6 gene encoding sorting nexin 6 isoform X3 encodes MFQDGICDTADILSNVPPKKTIHADNVDLSDKSLQVDISDALSEKDKVKFTVHTKTTLPDFRKPDNLVVRQHEEFVWLHDRFEENEEYAGYIIPPCPPRPDFDASREKLQKLGEGEGNMTREEFNKMKQELEAEYLATFKKTVAMHEMFLTRLANHPVFRNDHNLRVFLEYDQDLCVRGKNKMEMFGGLVKSFSTTTDEYYLSATVKDVNDFFDQEMSFLQIYHQNLKEATSRADRQTAKHKDVADSYIKISTNLLQLATIDNGKLERFLTKIAETFEKLRKVEGRVASDEDLKLSDTLWYYMRDTAAAKRLLFRRLKALHAYESANRALEKARAKNKDVHAAEKAQTEACEKFEQMSEKGKEELTDFKTRRVAAFRKNLIELTELEIKHAKAHAELLKKCLSVLREQ; translated from the exons ATGTTTCAGGACGGCATATGCGATACTGCCGATATTTTAAGTAACGTTCCTCCTAAAAAG acAATTCATGCAGATAATGTAGACCTTTCCGATAAGTCACTGCAAGTGGACATTTCAGATGCTCTTAGTGAAAAGGATAAAGTGAAATTCACTGTACATACAAAGACTACTTTGCCTGATTTTCGAAAGCCAGATAATTTAGTTGTGAGACAACACGAAGAATTTGTATGGTTACATGATCGATTTGAAGAGAACGAGGAATATGCTGgctatatt atcCCTCCTTGTCCACCACGACCAGATTTTGATGCATCTCGGGAAAAGTTACAAAAACTTGGAGAAGGTGAGGGTAATATGACTCGTGAAGAATTTAACAAAATGAAGCAAGAATTGGAAGC CGAGTACTTAGCTACATTTAAGAAAACTGTTGCCATGCACGAAATGTTTTTAACTAGACTAGCAAACCATCCAGTTTTTCGAAACGATCATAATTTAAGAGTGTTTTTAGAATACGATCAAGATCTTTGTGTAAGAG gtaaaaacaaaatggaaatgTTTGGGGGTTTAGTGAAATCTTTCTCAACCACTAcggatgaatattatttatctgcaACAGTAAAAGATGTAAATGATTTTTTTGATCAGGAAATGTCGTTTTTGCAAATATATCATCAGAATTTGAAAGAAGCAACATCTCGTGCAGATCGCCAAACAGCTAAACATAAAGATGTGGCGGATTCCTATATAAAGATTTCTACAAATCTTTTACAATTAGCTACAATTGACAATGGTAAACTGGAGAGATTCTTAACGAAAATTGCAGAAACATTTGAAAAGCTAAGG AAAGTTGAGGGCAGAGTAGCATCTGATGAGGACTTAAAATTATCAGACACTCTTTGGTACTACATGAGGGATACTGCTGCAGCCAAACGGTTGCTTTTTAGAAGATTGAAAGCTTTACATGCGTATGAATCTGCGAATCGCGCTCTTGAGAAAGCTCGTGCCAAAAACAAAGACGTTCATGCT GCAGAAAAGGCTCAAACAGAAGCGTGCGAAAAATTTGAGCAAATGtcagagaaaggaaaagaag AATTAACGGATTTCAAAACGAGGAGAGTAGCTGCTTTTAgaaagaatttaattgaattaacagaattagaaataaaacaTGCGAAA GCACACGCGGAATTGCTCAAAAAGTGTTTATCAGTTTTACGGGAACAGTGA